ATGGAGGCGGCGACGCGATTAATCAAAGAGAAGTGCCCGGAAACCTTGGTCTTGATTGGCGGCGCTCCCTTGAATTGGGACTTCTGCAAAAAAATCGGGGCAGACGCCTACGGCCCTGATGCGCAAGAAATAATTGAGTGGCTCGATGCACGAGGAGCCTAAACACTTTTTCTACGATTGTAATGAGTATGTAATGCTCCTTATTGAATAAGGCTGTGTCGGGTTCTCTACTTTTGGGCAAAGACTTTTTTCAACCCGTTCAAATAAGAGAGCAGCTGTTAAAAAATTAAGACGTGAAACGCGGTTTCTACACGATTCATCATCAAGATTGGGCACGATTGAAAACAGGGCTTGAAAAGGCGGTAACAAAAAACGCCGATGAATTGTACTCTGATTGTGTGCAATTCAGAGAGAGTCATGATTACCTCGGAACGAAGCTGTGGTTCACGGCGCAAGGAGGGCTTCATGAAACGCTACACTGAATGCAGCGATGAACAGTTGATGAATATGCTCTGCGGCGGCGACAAAGACGCTTTGCTCGGTCTTGTCGAAAGATATCAAAATGATCTGTTCCGATTTTGTCTCCATTTTTTGGGCAGTACAGAAAGTGCACGGGATGTAACACAGGAGACTTTCTTACGGATCTACACCGCCCGCGAACGTTTCGACAGCGATCGTGTTTTTCGGCCGTGGATGTTGTGTATTGCACGGAATATGTGCCTCTACCTCTTAAAACGCCGAAAGACAGTGCACATGGAGAGCCTCGACGCCTATGAAACCCGCGAGGACGGCAGTGTGCGCAGCTTATCGCAAACCGCTACCGACCATCCGATGGAAGCTATCCTCGCTGATGAACGCAAAAGAGCACTGTTGCAGCTTGTAAATGAATTACCTATAGATATGCGTGAGGTGATTGTGCTTCGTTATTTTGAACAACTTTCTTTCCGAGAAATTGCTGAGGTTCTAGAGAGTACTGAAGGCGCTGTGCGCACGCGCAGCCACCGGGCCTTGAATTTGTTGCGGCGGAAAACAGATAAAAGAACGGATATTCAGTGAAAAAAGACGGTCCCATAATTACGGAAGCCATGTTGATGGACTACCTCGAAGGTATTTCCGAGGCTGACATCCGCCATATCATCCGAGATCGTCTTGAGAAAGACCCGTCGCTGCGCAGGCAGTTGGAAGATCTACAACAAGAAGCCCAAGCCTTGACAGCCTTGGGCGCGGCATTGCGTGCACAAAGCCCGACCGTGCAATTGCAGGAAACCCTAAGCGCGGTCCTTTTTCCTTGCGAAGAAGATACCGAAGACTTAGAACAAGAACTTAAGGACTTGGGCGAAAGTCTGCGCATCCAAGCGCCGCGGCTTCACCTCGCCGATGAATTGGAATTGCGTATCGCGCAGGAAGAGCATGGGACAGATAGGACACCCCTCGAAGATACACTCATCGATCTGGGGCATACGCTGCGCAACCACACGCCCGACGCCGCGCTGTTGACAGCAATCCAAGAGCGTGTGCATGACACGGCACAGCAGCAGACGGCAAAGCTATATATTCTGCCTAAGTCTGAGAAAACAGCATCTGCAAGAAGGCGCACGAAGCCTTCTTGGAACTGGCGCAGCGCTATGGCGGCCAGCTTCGTGTTGACCATCGCTTTGTTCTCCATCCTTGTGTTTCAGTCTAAGAGCGGCCATCATCGCGAACTTGCTCTCCATAAGCCGGACAGCACTACGGTTCCAGCCTCCGCCCGATCCGCATCCTCGACGGAACCTTCCCTTCAAGAAGAGGAACACCGCCCGACCGGCACAAGGCGGACCGATGAACTGCATCAGCTTTTTGCTGTTGCTAGGCCCGTGCTCAAGGACGCCCGCCTTGCTGCCGCAGCCGAAGAAGAAAACAGCACGCCCGGATTTACAATTGAAGATGTTTTACAAGCGAAGGAAACCGCTCTTGCCGGCCAGGCGGATGCCTTGTCCATGTTGGCAAGATGGGGCGCTTTAGATCCCGCCGTGGCGCGGCGCCTCTTCGATGAAGGACACTTGACCGCTGCACAAATAACCGGGATGAGCCGCTTCCTGCCTGAAGGCGAAGCCGTACATATGCTGCGTGAAGCACTCAAGCAAGATCCCGACGATGCCGCACTGCGCTTCGCTTTGGCGAGCCTGCTCGTCAACGATCCCGACGTCTACGATGAGGCACAGCAGCAACTCAACACCTTGCGTGCCTTGGCGCCCGATAACGCATTGGTAGGATATATGGATGCGCGGCTCCGTTTTGCGAAGGGCGATTTCGCCGGCGCACTGGAAGGCATCGAATTCGCATCACGTATGGAACAGGCCGGCGCTTTCGGTCTTGATAATGCCCGGTACCACAGTGCGGCGCTGCAGGCAGCAGGGCTGTCCTCGGACTTGGCAGATACAGTGGCGGCTTTTTACGGCGGCACCGATGAATATGGATTGATCACACAGATGAAAAGCGATTTGCTCGGTTATGGGCAATATTATCAGTCCCTCGGTGAGTATGACACGGCCATGATGATTTATAAAAGTGTTGGTGAACTGGGGACGCAGCTCATGGAAGGCGCCGCCTACACCAACGAATATTTGGCAGGTCTTGATACGCAGGCTGCCGCTCTTGATGCCATGGATGTATTGGCGAATTACATCGATATCCCGGGCGGCCTAGAAGTTTTGCAAACTACCTACAATGCTTTCGTAGAGAGTTTGAATATTTTTCTCGATTATACCCATCTACTGGAAAACCTGACCCACTTCAAAGATATTCACAACGTGTTGAACGTGGTTAACGTCATTTTACAAACGGGAGATATCTCGTATTTACAACAAGTCGCCCCGTAAATAATGGCGGGATTGCCGTCAAACTATGAAATTTTAATCGAATTCACCGCTTCGTTCCTTTTATACTTGTTATAAATCATCTTATTTTTGAAAGATTATAATGAAATGTGTAGCAGGTCTTGTTTTAGCGGCCTTTTAAAAGCTATACTTGCTTATCTTTTGTAACGTTAAACTTGAAAACGTAAAATGCTTTCTATAGAATGAAGCAAATAGAAAC
The window above is part of the Candidatus Hydrogenedentota bacterium genome. Proteins encoded here:
- a CDS encoding RNA polymerase sigma factor; the encoded protein is MKRYTECSDEQLMNMLCGGDKDALLGLVERYQNDLFRFCLHFLGSTESARDVTQETFLRIYTARERFDSDRVFRPWMLCIARNMCLYLLKRRKTVHMESLDAYETREDGSVRSLSQTATDHPMEAILADERKRALLQLVNELPIDMREVIVLRYFEQLSFREIAEVLESTEGAVRTRSHRALNLLRRKTDKRTDIQ